In Gemmatimonadaceae bacterium, the following proteins share a genomic window:
- a CDS encoding STAS domain-containing protein, protein MDTATLTGTGSDLPRILKTHENLILTDWMREQRAFGGRIGTLTDADLESESRHFLSLLRQAVEGGNVTDTAGPAYGRVREMLSNLSRTRAVQGYSPSETATFVMSLKQPLFSQLCRDAGADTDRLASETWTATTLLDKLALFTTETFQRGREELIARQQQDMLELSTPVVKLWDGILALPMIGTLDSSRTQVVMESLLQRIVDTGAEIAILDITGVPTVDTLTAQHLLKTVTAARLMGADCIISGIRPQIAQTIVHLGVDLQDIITKANLADALKTALTRRGLMITKAPHPGVPRAS, encoded by the coding sequence ATGGACACCGCGACCCTCACCGGAACCGGGAGCGATCTACCTCGCATCCTCAAGACGCATGAGAACCTCATCCTCACCGACTGGATGCGCGAGCAACGCGCATTCGGCGGCCGCATCGGGACGCTGACCGACGCGGATCTCGAATCCGAGTCGCGACACTTCCTTTCGCTGCTGCGGCAAGCCGTCGAGGGCGGAAACGTCACCGATACGGCGGGCCCGGCGTACGGCCGCGTGCGCGAAATGCTTTCCAACCTCAGCCGTACACGCGCGGTGCAGGGCTACTCACCGTCGGAGACCGCCACGTTCGTTATGTCGCTCAAGCAGCCGCTCTTCTCGCAGCTGTGCCGCGACGCCGGGGCTGACACCGACCGCCTGGCGTCGGAGACGTGGACGGCGACGACGCTGCTCGACAAGCTCGCGCTCTTCACGACAGAGACGTTCCAGCGCGGACGCGAAGAGCTGATCGCGCGTCAACAACAGGACATGCTCGAGCTTTCGACGCCGGTCGTGAAGCTCTGGGACGGCATTCTCGCGCTGCCGATGATCGGCACCCTCGACAGCTCGCGCACGCAGGTCGTGATGGAGTCGCTTCTCCAACGCATCGTCGACACCGGGGCCGAGATTGCCATCCTCGACATCACCGGCGTGCCGACCGTCGACACGCTGACGGCGCAGCACCTCTTGAAGACGGTCACGGCGGCGCGGCTCATGGGCGCCGACTGCATCATCAGCGGCATCCGCCCTCAGATCGCGCAGACCATCGTGCACCTCGGCGTCGACCTCCAGGACATCATAACGAAGGCCAATCTCGCCGACGCGCTCAAGACCGCGCTCACGCGCCGCGGCCTCATGATCACCAAAGCCCCGCACCCTGGCGTCCCGCGCGCCTCCTAA
- a CDS encoding ABC transporter permease, whose protein sequence is MPSFASDLRVAVRRARKRPGFTVVALLSLTLGIGANTAVFSLVNAILLRHAPIPHREQIAEVFQQQGDFPYAPFSYPDYVDFRRATAGTFSQISASMFTVAAHDVGDHVESLMGELVNGDYFPLLGLRPAAGRLLGPQDDVSPGAHPVVVLSHDYWQRTFAGDPAVVGRKMRLSGREYTVVGVAPASYTGIVNGIVPAVFVPLQMINQLQPDVRDQLKQRGNHSAFIKARLAPGATMVQAKAVAARFTADMAAKYPAQWPSGTSLVVVAENDIAVNPLLDSVVVPAAAALMIVVGLVLLVACANLASFLLAQARDRRKEVAIRLAIGAKRSMLVRQFLVEALVLSAVGGVAGVLVSGAALRAVLHTDLPLPLPITLDVSLDWRVLSFAVAASAIAGVLFGLLPALQATRASVVETIKNENADGGPKRRFTMRNALVVGQVSVSLTLLITAMLFLRSLQARATVNPGFGAAPAGMVWLAIPTDRYDSTRRLQLLDDIEHRMARIPGVVTVGAIDNMLLNPLSQQGKRIRVPGVTPPKGQTAFDIDFSAADAGFFDASGLTLVRGRAITATDVPSAPRVAVINEAMASRFWPGKDPIGLTFSTDSLTYQIVGVTHTTKVRTLGEDPRPFFFTSFAQEFAATAMLVARTNGDADRTATQMLATLREIDPSLMAIQVKTMSRHLAAMLLPARLGAIAFILFAGLALALAVLGVYGVVSYAVARRSREAGIRLAVGAQPNAIVRLLMREGLTLVTIGSVLGLLLGLGAAQVLRTLLYGVGAVDPITFIAAPVLLMVVGAAAAFLPARRAGRVDPAGVLRSE, encoded by the coding sequence GTGCCCAGTTTCGCCTCCGATCTTCGCGTCGCGGTTCGTCGCGCGCGCAAACGCCCAGGCTTCACGGTCGTCGCGTTGCTGTCCCTCACGCTCGGTATCGGAGCGAACACGGCGGTGTTCAGCTTGGTGAACGCGATCCTCCTGCGGCACGCGCCGATTCCGCACCGGGAGCAAATCGCCGAGGTCTTTCAGCAGCAAGGCGATTTCCCGTACGCGCCGTTCTCGTATCCGGACTACGTAGACTTCCGCCGCGCCACGGCGGGGACGTTCTCACAGATCTCGGCGTCGATGTTCACGGTCGCGGCTCACGACGTGGGCGATCATGTCGAGTCGCTCATGGGCGAGCTGGTAAACGGCGACTACTTCCCGCTGCTCGGTTTGCGTCCCGCGGCCGGGCGCTTGCTCGGCCCGCAGGACGACGTGAGCCCTGGCGCGCACCCCGTCGTCGTCCTGTCGCATGACTACTGGCAACGCACCTTCGCCGGCGATCCCGCCGTCGTCGGGCGCAAGATGCGTCTCTCGGGACGGGAATACACGGTCGTCGGCGTCGCCCCCGCGTCGTACACCGGGATCGTAAATGGCATCGTGCCCGCGGTGTTCGTGCCGCTGCAGATGATCAACCAACTGCAGCCCGACGTACGCGACCAGTTGAAGCAGCGAGGCAATCACTCCGCGTTCATCAAGGCGCGGCTCGCGCCGGGTGCGACGATGGTGCAGGCGAAGGCGGTCGCCGCGCGGTTCACCGCGGACATGGCCGCGAAGTACCCGGCGCAATGGCCGAGCGGGACATCGCTCGTCGTCGTCGCGGAGAACGACATCGCCGTCAACCCGCTCCTCGACTCGGTCGTCGTTCCCGCGGCGGCCGCGCTCATGATCGTCGTCGGGCTCGTGCTGCTGGTCGCGTGCGCGAACCTCGCCAGCTTCCTCCTCGCGCAGGCGCGCGATCGGCGCAAGGAAGTGGCGATCCGTCTGGCCATCGGAGCGAAGCGCAGCATGCTCGTGCGGCAGTTCCTCGTCGAAGCGCTCGTCCTGTCGGCCGTCGGAGGCGTCGCCGGCGTCCTCGTATCCGGCGCCGCGCTGCGCGCCGTGCTGCACACCGACCTTCCTCTTCCGCTCCCGATCACGCTCGACGTCTCGCTCGACTGGCGAGTGTTGTCGTTCGCCGTCGCCGCGTCGGCGATCGCGGGCGTGTTGTTCGGACTTCTTCCCGCGCTGCAAGCGACGCGAGCGAGCGTCGTCGAAACGATCAAGAACGAGAACGCGGACGGTGGCCCGAAGCGCCGGTTCACCATGCGCAACGCGCTCGTCGTCGGGCAGGTGTCGGTCTCGCTGACGCTGCTCATCACCGCGATGCTCTTCTTGCGAAGCCTGCAAGCGCGGGCGACGGTGAACCCCGGTTTTGGCGCGGCGCCGGCCGGAATGGTGTGGTTGGCCATCCCCACCGACCGCTACGACTCGACGAGACGTTTGCAACTTCTCGACGACATCGAGCACCGTATGGCGCGAATCCCCGGCGTCGTCACCGTCGGAGCGATCGACAACATGCTGTTGAATCCGCTGAGCCAGCAGGGCAAGCGCATTCGCGTCCCCGGTGTCACGCCGCCGAAGGGACAGACCGCGTTCGACATCGACTTCTCCGCGGCGGATGCGGGATTCTTCGATGCGAGCGGGCTCACGCTCGTGCGCGGACGCGCCATCACCGCCACCGACGTGCCGAGTGCGCCCCGTGTCGCCGTGATCAACGAGGCGATGGCGAGCCGATTCTGGCCCGGAAAGGATCCGATCGGCCTGACCTTCAGCACCGACTCGCTCACCTATCAGATCGTCGGCGTCACCCACACGACAAAGGTTCGAACACTCGGCGAAGATCCGCGACCGTTCTTCTTCACCTCGTTCGCGCAAGAGTTCGCCGCGACCGCGATGCTGGTCGCGCGCACGAACGGCGACGCCGACCGCACCGCGACGCAAATGCTTGCGACGCTCCGCGAGATCGACCCGAGCCTGATGGCGATCCAGGTGAAGACGATGTCGCGCCACCTCGCCGCGATGCTACTCCCGGCGCGGCTCGGCGCGATTGCGTTCATACTGTTCGCCGGCCTCGCGCTCGCTCTTGCCGTACTGGGCGTCTACGGCGTCGTGAGCTACGCGGTGGCGCGTCGCTCGAGGGAGGCGGGGATTCGGCTCGCCGTGGGCGCGCAGCCGAACGCTATCGTGCGTCTGCTCATGCGTGAGGGGCTGACGCTCGTCACGATCGGCTCGGTCCTCGGCCTGCTGCTCGGCCTCGGCGCCGCCCAGGTGCTGCGCACGCTGTTGTACGGAGTCGGTGCGGTGGACCCGATCACGTTCATCGCGGCGCCGGTCCTGTTGATGGTCGTCGGTGCGGCGGCTGCGTTTCTGCCGGCGAGAAGGGCTGGCAGAGTCGATCCGGCGGGGGTTCTGAGATCTGAATAG
- a CDS encoding ATP-binding protein — translation MLSTSVPLILVVDDTAANRFVVGNVLKKSGFRVIEAASGREALSGFDQDPDLVVLDVRLPDATGFELARRLRGLPDHKSTPILFISASFTEPGAHAQGLESGADAYLNHPIDATLLVATVRSLLRTRRAEDVERFLADASEVFAGSLDPNEAARALATASVPHVADGCVVLQPAEPGVRPEPIIRALPGLQAGLERVFKDFPPDGHAHDPITASLRQTTVESYVPKGKRGAALTAIGINHAVTLPLIARARPLGSATFYSTGEPFDDAAIRVLTNVSHRASLAIDNARLFHEADAARHEAQVANAAKVDFLAAMSHELRTPLNAIAGFVDLMALGIHGPITPDQRGDLARISQNQRHLATLIEDILNYARLEAGRLEYDMQKVLVGDALAEVHTLARPVFDAKGVRFEYAPGDGGAIASADPDRLRQVLLNVVGNAVKFTPTGGSVVLTSAADSQSVRLLCKDTGRGIPTEKLATIFEPFVQVDRHLNSSANQGIGLGLSISRDLMRGMDGDLMVESEMGAGSTFTMVLRRARTARDNARDTTGAAVERRPGGTTVSQNIG, via the coding sequence ATGCTTAGCACCTCCGTACCGCTCATCCTCGTCGTCGACGACACGGCCGCAAATCGCTTCGTCGTCGGAAACGTTCTCAAAAAATCCGGTTTTCGAGTGATCGAAGCGGCAAGCGGGCGCGAAGCCCTCAGCGGATTCGATCAGGATCCCGATCTCGTCGTGCTCGACGTCCGGCTTCCCGATGCCACCGGCTTCGAGCTCGCTCGCCGACTTCGCGGCTTGCCGGACCACAAGTCCACGCCGATTCTGTTCATCTCGGCGAGCTTCACCGAGCCCGGGGCGCACGCGCAAGGTCTCGAGAGCGGGGCCGATGCATATCTGAATCACCCGATCGACGCGACGCTGCTGGTCGCGACCGTCCGATCGCTCCTCCGAACGCGACGGGCCGAGGATGTAGAACGATTCCTGGCCGACGCGAGCGAAGTGTTCGCCGGCTCGCTCGACCCAAACGAAGCCGCTCGCGCGCTCGCGACGGCGTCGGTACCGCACGTCGCCGACGGCTGCGTCGTCCTGCAACCGGCCGAACCCGGTGTGCGTCCGGAACCGATCATCCGCGCGCTCCCGGGACTTCAGGCGGGACTCGAACGCGTGTTCAAGGATTTTCCTCCCGACGGACACGCGCACGATCCCATCACCGCGTCCTTGCGTCAAACGACTGTCGAATCCTACGTGCCGAAAGGAAAGCGCGGAGCGGCGTTGACGGCGATCGGCATCAACCACGCGGTGACGCTGCCGCTCATCGCGCGCGCGCGACCGCTCGGCAGCGCGACGTTCTATTCGACGGGCGAGCCGTTCGACGACGCCGCGATTCGCGTGCTGACGAACGTTTCGCATCGCGCTTCGTTGGCGATCGACAACGCGCGCCTGTTTCACGAAGCCGACGCCGCTCGTCACGAGGCGCAGGTCGCGAACGCGGCGAAGGTCGATTTCCTCGCCGCGATGAGCCACGAGCTCCGCACGCCGCTCAACGCGATCGCCGGCTTCGTGGATCTGATGGCGCTCGGCATCCACGGTCCGATCACGCCCGACCAGCGCGGCGACCTCGCGCGCATCAGCCAGAACCAGCGGCATCTCGCGACGCTGATCGAGGATATTCTCAACTATGCGAGGCTCGAGGCGGGACGGCTCGAGTACGACATGCAGAAGGTGCTCGTCGGCGACGCGCTCGCCGAGGTGCACACACTCGCCCGTCCCGTGTTCGACGCCAAGGGCGTTCGCTTCGAATACGCGCCGGGCGACGGCGGCGCGATCGCCTCGGCGGATCCGGATCGCCTGCGCCAGGTGCTCCTCAACGTCGTCGGCAATGCCGTGAAGTTCACGCCGACCGGCGGATCGGTGGTGCTCACGAGCGCCGCCGATTCGCAAAGCGTGCGTCTGTTGTGCAAAGACACCGGGCGCGGAATTCCGACGGAGAAGTTGGCGACGATTTTCGAGCCCTTCGTGCAGGTCGACCGCCACCTCAATTCGTCAGCGAATCAGGGCATCGGGCTCGGACTGTCGATCAGCCGCGATCTGATGCGCGGCATGGACGGCGATCTCATGGTCGAGAGCGAGATGGGGGCCGGATCGACGTTCACCATGGTCTTACGGCGCGCACGCACGGCGCGCGACAACGCTCGCGATACAACCGGTGCGGCTGTCGAGCGCCGACCGGGCGGGACGACGGTTTCCCAGAACATCGGGTGA
- a CDS encoding ATP-binding protein, whose translation MARPMIAGAMKSVRVVVEDSSQVGEARRTAAALAGEASLGDELSGRLALIVVEAATNIVRHGQPVDGAEAGGVVLRLLSEDGRTGVEMLAFDRGRGIADVGAAMQDGYSTGGTRGGGLGAIARLSSRFDMVSAPGAGTIVLSQIWTSPASPFPRRAADPLLEIGAICLPVRGERSNGDAWVMAMTPEGTTQILIADGLGHGQFAEEASSSAVRSFVEPGAASLTDALGRIHAALRTTRGAAVSGARFDPARGQIEFGGIGNVAGCIVADRGIRSMVSHNGTAGASARRIATFSYEWPENSVAVMHSDGLASHWKLDRFPGLSRRHPSVIAGVLYRDWARGRDDVTVVVCRRRAELS comes from the coding sequence ATGGCGCGACCGATGATTGCTGGCGCGATGAAGAGCGTCCGTGTTGTCGTCGAGGATTCGAGTCAGGTCGGTGAAGCTCGACGGACCGCGGCGGCACTCGCCGGGGAAGCATCGCTCGGGGACGAGCTTTCCGGGCGTCTCGCCCTCATCGTGGTCGAAGCCGCGACGAACATCGTGCGGCACGGACAGCCCGTGGACGGCGCCGAAGCCGGCGGTGTGGTCCTCCGTTTGCTTTCAGAGGACGGACGTACAGGCGTCGAGATGCTCGCTTTCGACCGCGGCCGTGGAATCGCGGACGTTGGAGCGGCGATGCAAGACGGTTACTCGACCGGCGGCACGCGCGGTGGGGGACTGGGGGCGATCGCGCGCCTTTCGTCGCGCTTCGACATGGTCTCCGCGCCTGGCGCCGGCACGATCGTTCTGTCGCAGATCTGGACGTCCCCTGCCTCGCCGTTTCCGCGCCGGGCGGCCGATCCTCTCCTTGAAATCGGCGCGATCTGTCTGCCGGTTCGTGGCGAGAGGAGCAACGGAGACGCGTGGGTGATGGCGATGACTCCCGAGGGGACGACGCAGATCCTCATCGCCGACGGACTCGGTCACGGGCAATTCGCCGAAGAGGCGTCGAGCTCGGCGGTGCGATCGTTCGTCGAGCCAGGCGCGGCATCGCTGACCGACGCGCTTGGCCGAATTCACGCCGCCCTTCGCACGACGCGCGGCGCCGCGGTCTCCGGCGCGCGGTTCGACCCGGCGAGAGGTCAGATCGAGTTCGGCGGCATCGGCAACGTCGCCGGATGCATCGTCGCCGATCGCGGGATTCGCAGCATGGTCTCGCATAACGGCACAGCCGGCGCGTCGGCGCGGCGGATCGCGACGTTCTCGTACGAGTGGCCGGAGAACAGCGTCGCCGTGATGCACTCCGACGGATTGGCGAGTCATTGGAAGCTCGATCGCTTCCCGGGCTTGTCGCGACGGCATCCATCGGTGATCGCGGGGGTGTTGTACCGCGACTGGGCACGCGGACGTGACGACGTCACCGTCGTCGTCTGTCGCCGGCGGGCGGAGCTGTCGTGA
- a CDS encoding anti-sigma regulatory factor, whose product MSRPRVTVKVLRCESIQLVAESDIVASRHKCRTWATEAGFRLVDQTKIVTAASELARNTVQYGGGGKLLIELLDDANRSGIRLTFSDQGPGIPDIERAMQDGYTTGTGLGLGLSGSRRLMNEFAIRSEVGRGTTVVVTRWRDR is encoded by the coding sequence ATGTCACGTCCGAGGGTGACGGTGAAAGTGCTGCGCTGTGAGTCCATTCAGCTCGTCGCGGAATCGGATATCGTGGCCAGCCGCCACAAGTGCCGCACTTGGGCGACCGAAGCCGGTTTTCGCCTGGTCGATCAAACGAAAATCGTGACCGCTGCAAGCGAGCTCGCCCGCAATACCGTGCAGTATGGGGGAGGCGGCAAGCTGCTGATAGAGCTCCTCGACGATGCGAATCGCAGCGGCATCCGACTCACCTTCTCCGATCAAGGACCCGGAATTCCGGATATCGAGCGCGCGATGCAGGACGGGTATACCACTGGCACCGGTCTTGGCCTTGGGCTCAGTGGAAGCCGCCGTCTCATGAACGAGTTCGCGATCCGTTCCGAGGTCGGTCGCGGAACCACCGTCGTCGTGACGCGATGGCGCGACCGATGA
- a CDS encoding sensor histidine kinase, translating to MTSRRHLPALAPLLSIELRYEHAVVSARQRTRQIAALVGIDRQDQVRFATAVSEIARNAFEYGGGGRVEFSVTYPDAAEQMLVVRVCDAGPGIANVGAILDGRFTSQTGLGLGVIGAKRLSDRFEISSSDGGTSVLLGKVLPRHARAIDAEARDRIVGQLAAQTPESPFDELQHQNQQLLRAMAQLHERNVEVERLNLELEETNRGVLALYAELDEKTANLERLNSTKTRFLSELSHELRTPLTAIRNVSRYLLGGFEGALNDGQRTGLAMLDRSAESLTELVDDWLDLAKIEAGRITLRATTFSVETMFAALRGMFRPIATSPDVLLVFETTTDLPPMESDEAKVSQILRNFISNALKYTERGEVRIAASALDDTVEFVVSDTGIGIAPDDIDRIFEEFSQVEHSLQTRVKGTGLGLPLSRKLAHLLGGDVTARSEVGQGSTFALRIPRRLPRLEGESLDQAPLQVTTHA from the coding sequence GTGACGTCGCGTCGACACCTGCCCGCGCTCGCGCCGTTGCTGTCGATCGAGCTGCGGTACGAACACGCGGTCGTCTCGGCGCGACAGCGGACGCGCCAGATCGCGGCGCTCGTCGGCATCGATCGCCAGGACCAGGTGCGCTTCGCGACGGCCGTCTCTGAGATCGCTCGCAACGCGTTCGAGTACGGTGGCGGCGGACGCGTGGAGTTCAGCGTCACGTACCCCGACGCCGCGGAGCAGATGCTCGTCGTTCGAGTGTGCGACGCGGGGCCGGGGATCGCCAACGTCGGGGCCATTCTCGACGGACGGTTCACGTCGCAGACCGGGCTTGGGTTGGGAGTCATCGGCGCGAAGCGGTTGAGCGACAGGTTCGAGATCTCGTCGTCGGACGGCGGGACTTCGGTGCTGCTCGGCAAAGTTCTTCCCAGACACGCGCGCGCGATCGACGCGGAGGCGCGCGACCGAATCGTCGGGCAGCTCGCCGCCCAGACTCCGGAATCGCCGTTCGATGAATTGCAGCATCAGAATCAACAGCTCCTGCGCGCGATGGCGCAGCTGCACGAACGCAATGTCGAAGTCGAGCGGCTCAACCTCGAGCTCGAGGAAACGAATCGCGGCGTGCTCGCGCTCTACGCCGAATTGGACGAGAAGACCGCGAACCTCGAGCGGCTCAATTCGACGAAAACCCGTTTTCTCTCCGAGCTGAGTCACGAGCTGCGCACGCCGCTCACCGCGATTCGCAACGTGAGCCGTTACTTGCTCGGGGGGTTCGAAGGCGCCCTGAACGACGGGCAGCGAACCGGGCTCGCCATGCTCGATCGGTCCGCCGAGTCACTCACGGAGCTGGTCGACGACTGGCTCGACTTGGCCAAGATCGAGGCCGGTCGCATCACGCTTCGCGCGACGACGTTCAGCGTCGAAACGATGTTCGCCGCGCTCCGCGGCATGTTCCGCCCAATCGCGACGTCGCCGGACGTGCTGCTCGTGTTCGAGACCACGACGGATCTGCCGCCAATGGAGTCGGACGAAGCCAAGGTGTCGCAGATTCTGCGCAACTTCATCTCGAACGCCCTCAAGTACACCGAGCGCGGCGAGGTGCGGATCGCGGCCAGCGCGCTCGACGACACGGTCGAGTTCGTCGTATCGGACACCGGAATCGGGATCGCTCCGGACGACATCGACCGGATCTTCGAGGAATTCTCGCAGGTGGAGCACTCGTTGCAGACACGAGTGAAGGGGACGGGCCTGGGGCTTCCCCTTTCGCGCAAGCTCGCGCACCTGCTGGGCGGCGACGTGACGGCGCGAAGCGAGGTCGGGCAGGGATCGACGTTCGCGTTGCGCATTCCTCGGCGCCTCCCGCGGCTGGAAGGCGAATCGCTTGACCAAGCCCCTTTGCAGGTGACGACCCATGCTTAG
- a CDS encoding STAS domain-containing protein, producing MGSLLLVTIQVDMHDRLAMALQDDLTAKIAETAAKGVLIDISALSIVDSFIGRMLANIANMARVLDAQTIVVGMQPAVAITLVELGMTMPGVRTALNVERGMQMLTGRAVDGDVTSEGDGESAAL from the coding sequence ATGGGGTCGCTGCTATTGGTGACCATTCAGGTGGACATGCATGACCGCCTCGCCATGGCGCTGCAGGATGACCTCACGGCAAAGATCGCCGAGACCGCGGCGAAAGGCGTGCTGATCGACATCTCGGCGCTGTCGATCGTCGATTCGTTCATCGGCCGAATGCTGGCCAACATCGCGAACATGGCGCGCGTGCTCGACGCGCAGACGATCGTCGTGGGCATGCAGCCCGCGGTCGCGATCACGCTCGTCGAGTTGGGCATGACGATGCCCGGCGTGCGCACGGCGCTCAACGTCGAGCGCGGAATGCAGATGCTCACCGGTCGGGCGGTCGATGGCGATGTCACGTCCGAGGGTGACGGTGAAAGTGCTGCGCTGTGA
- a CDS encoding CBS domain-containing protein produces MKAADIMTKNPCFCSSNDSITSVAKTMRDNDCGAVPIVDNDRVVGIVTDRDLVIRGLATGTNPAAMVGEIATRNLCSVRTDSDVKDVERLMSDNQVRRVLVMDGDKCVGIVSQADLARAIERGDGISDREVGIVVERISEKRGRAASRGDTSPQARL; encoded by the coding sequence ATGAAAGCCGCCGACATCATGACGAAAAATCCGTGCTTCTGCTCGTCGAATGATTCCATCACGAGCGTCGCGAAGACGATGCGCGACAACGATTGCGGTGCGGTCCCGATCGTCGACAACGATCGCGTGGTCGGTATCGTGACCGACCGCGATCTCGTGATCCGCGGTCTGGCGACCGGGACGAACCCCGCGGCGATGGTCGGCGAGATCGCGACGCGCAATTTGTGCAGCGTGCGCACCGACTCCGACGTCAAGGACGTCGAACGTTTGATGTCCGACAATCAGGTGCGCCGGGTGCTCGTGATGGACGGCGACAAATGCGTCGGCATCGTCTCGCAGGCCGACCTCGCGCGGGCGATCGAGCGCGGCGACGGCATCAGCGATCGCGAAGTGGGAATCGTCGTCGAACGGATTTCGGAAAAGCGCGGTCGAGCGGCGAGCCGCGGAGATACGAGTCCGCAGGCGAGGCTCTGA
- a CDS encoding MmgE/PrpD family protein, whose product MTTAITNATGTRALAEFSAELRYEDIPSGVIDGVKDLMTDWLGSALAGKGARPVVALERFANEMGPADGASEIIPARKSTSPLFAALINGAASHVAEQDDVHNGAVFHPAAVVFPAALAVAQSERSSGRELLVAAIAGYEVGIRVGEFLGRSHYKIFHTTGTAGTLAAAAAVARLLRLDADATQNALGSAGTQAAGLWEFLRDAADSKQLHTAKAAADGLLSAYLARDGVTGARRILEGRQGLAAGMSSDADPSRLTEGLGTRWATIETSYKLHASCRHTHPAADALLSVMQREGLSHEQIAHVTARVHQGAIDVLGQVTEPTNVHQAKFSMGTVLGLIAVRGRAGLDDFEDALDDDDVSAFRQRVKMILDDEVDSAYPRRWLGRVDVETVDGRTLRGRVDVPKGDPGNSLSRVDLEQKAVRLARFGRSATEDEVRGAIERIRRLDSTDLVERLVR is encoded by the coding sequence ATGACGACTGCAATCACGAACGCCACGGGCACGCGAGCGCTCGCCGAGTTCTCCGCCGAGCTGCGGTACGAGGACATTCCATCGGGCGTGATCGACGGCGTGAAGGATCTCATGACGGATTGGCTCGGATCCGCATTGGCCGGGAAGGGAGCGCGCCCCGTCGTCGCGCTCGAGCGGTTCGCGAATGAGATGGGGCCCGCTGACGGCGCATCGGAGATCATTCCGGCCAGGAAGAGCACGAGTCCCTTGTTTGCGGCGCTGATCAACGGTGCTGCGTCGCACGTCGCCGAGCAGGACGACGTTCACAACGGCGCGGTGTTCCATCCCGCGGCGGTGGTCTTTCCCGCCGCGTTGGCCGTGGCGCAGTCGGAACGCTCGTCGGGGCGCGAGCTACTCGTGGCCGCGATCGCCGGCTACGAGGTCGGCATTCGCGTCGGCGAATTTCTGGGGCGCTCGCATTACAAGATCTTTCATACCACGGGCACCGCCGGAACTCTTGCCGCGGCAGCCGCGGTCGCTCGCCTTCTGCGACTCGACGCCGACGCGACGCAGAACGCGTTGGGATCGGCTGGAACGCAAGCCGCGGGACTTTGGGAATTCCTTCGCGACGCCGCCGACTCCAAGCAGTTGCACACGGCGAAGGCGGCGGCTGACGGGCTGCTCTCCGCATATCTGGCGCGCGACGGCGTGACCGGCGCACGGCGCATTCTCGAAGGCAGGCAAGGTCTCGCGGCGGGAATGTCCAGCGACGCCGATCCGTCGCGGCTCACCGAGGGGCTCGGCACGCGGTGGGCGACGATTGAGACTTCTTATAAACTGCACGCCTCCTGCCGGCACACGCATCCCGCGGCCGACGCGTTGCTGTCGGTGATGCAGCGGGAGGGCTTGTCGCACGAACAGATCGCCCATGTCACGGCGCGCGTGCACCAGGGCGCGATCGACGTGCTCGGCCAGGTGACCGAACCGACCAACGTCCACCAAGCAAAGTTCTCGATGGGAACCGTCCTCGGCCTGATTGCCGTGCGTGGACGGGCCGGGCTCGACGATTTCGAGGACGCGCTCGACGACGACGACGTGTCGGCTTTTCGCCAGCGTGTGAAGATGATTCTCGACGACGAGGTGGACTCCGCGTACCCCCGGCGCTGGCTGGGACGCGTGGACGTCGAGACGGTCGATGGCAGAACGCTTCGCGGCCGCGTCGACGTTCCCAAAGGGGATCCGGGAAACTCGTTGTCGAGGGTCGACCTCGAACAAAAGGCCGTCCGTCTGGCGCGCTTCGGTAGATCGGCGACGGAGGACGAGGTCAGAGGCGCGATCGAGCGGATTCGGCGTCTGGACTCCACCGATCTGGTGGAGCGGCTCGTTCGGTAG